The following are from one region of the Coffea eugenioides isolate CCC68of chromosome 2, Ceug_1.0, whole genome shotgun sequence genome:
- the LOC113761397 gene encoding zinc finger SWIM domain-containing protein 7 isoform X1 translates to MNTSSLVAEAAWKEIESRGSVTDDQLSTLHFLFGKNLEKATRIVDQRGVKRISGEPSGRSIFQVLGESRRKEEYLCFPEHYCACYSFFYDVVNRGEQLCCKHQLAARLAASLGACIDVKIPDEELALLLSKL, encoded by the exons ATGAACACAAGCAGTTTGGTTGCAGAAGCAGCGTGGAAGGAAATTGAGTCAAGGGGTTCAG TCACGGATGATCAGCTCTCAAC ACTGCATTTTTTGTTCGGCAAGAATCTGGAGAAAGCGACGAGGATAGTCGATCAGAGAGGAGTCAAGAGAATCTCTGGTGAACCCAGCGGCCGCTCCATTTTTCAG GTTTTGGGAGAATCGCGGAGGAAAGAAGAATACTTGTGCTTCCCGGAACACTATTGTGCTTGTTATTCATTCTTCTATGACGTCGTTAACAGGGGAGAACAGCTTTGT TGTAAGCATCAGTTAGCTGCAAGACTAGCTGCTTCCCTCGGAGCATGCATTGACGTTAAAATTCCTGATGAGGAGCTGGCTCTACTCCTCTCTAAACTCTGA
- the LOC113763430 gene encoding probable protein phosphatase 2C 63 — protein sequence MMLRSCYRPLERCLGRRSGGGGGGDELLWHMDLKPHASGDFSIAVVQANSSLEDQSQVYTSPSATYVGVYDGHGGPEASRFVNRHLFPYLHKFASEQGGLSADVIKKAFSATEEDFTQLVKRSLAVTPQIASVGSCCLVGAISNDQLYVANLGDSRAVLGRRGFDGESGSVVAERLTTDHNVSCEKVRREVEAQHPGDSPIVIYCRGVWRIKGIIQVSRSIGDVYLKKPEFNRDPIFQQFGNPVPLRRPVLTAEPSIICKKIQPQDLFLIFASDGLWEHLTDEAAVEIVFKHPRAGIAKRLVGAALREAAKKREMRYKDMAQIEKGIRRHFHDDITVVVIYLHHQKSKLSPTKRQGTVGCISAPVDIFSSNSDEEMDDAYGRSFLSKDNQIRAVY from the exons ATGATGTTGCGATCGTGCTATAGGCCGTTGGAGAGGTGTTTAGGGAGGAGGAGTGGCGGCGGCGGCGGAGGAGATGAGCTGCTGTGGCACATGGACTTAAAGCCCCACGCCTCCGGTGACTTCTCCATCGCCGTTGTCCAGGCTAATTCTAGTCTCGAGGACCAGAGTCAAGTTTACACTTCCCCCTCCGCCACTTACGTCGGCGTCTACGACGGTCACGGTGGCCCTGAAGCTTCTCGCTTCGTTAACCGCCACCTCTTCCCTTATTTACACA AATTTGCCAGTGAGCAAGGGGGTTTATCAGCGGATGTGATAAAGAAGGCATTTAGTGCTACAGAAGAGGATTTTACCCAATTAGTGAAGCGATCCTTGGCGGTTACGCCACAGATTGCTTCGGTTGGCTCATGCTGTCTTGTTGGCGCTATTTCTAATGACCAGCTGTAtgtagcaaatttaggggactCCAGAGCTGTTTTGGGCCGAAGAGGTTTTGATGGTGAAAGTGGTTCAGTGGTAGCTGAGCGGTTAACAACAGATCATAATGTTTCGTGCGAGAAGGTGAGGAGGGAGGTTGAAGCACAACATCCTGGTGATTCTCCCATAGTGATCTATTGTCGCGGAGTCTGGAGAATTAAGGGCATAATTCAG GTGTCAAGATCTATTGGTGACGTCTATCTGAAGAAACCTGAGTTCAACAGAGATCCAATTTTCCAGCAGTTTGGAAATCCTGTTCCGCTAAGGAGACCGGTATTAACAGCAGAACCTTCAATAATCTGTAAAAAGATCCAGCCGCAAGATCTGTTCTTGATATTTGCCTCTGATGGCCTTTGGGAGCACCTAACTGATGAGGCTGCTGTGGAGATTGTATTCAAGCATCCAAGAGCA GGAATAGCTAAAAGGTTAGTTGGAGCTGCCCTGCGGGAGGCTGCAAAGAAGAGAGAGATGAGGTACAAGGACATGGCACAGATAGAAAAGGGAATTCGGCGGCATTTCCATGATGATATCACGGTGGTCGTAATTTATCTTCATCACCAGAAAAGCAAATTGTCTCCTACTAAAAGGCAAGGCACTGTTGGCTGCATAAGCGCTCCAGTGGACATCTTCTCCTCTAACTCGGATGAAGAAATGGATGACGCATACGGCAGGAGTTTCTTGAGCAAGGACAATCAGATAAGGGCGGTATACTAA
- the LOC113761397 gene encoding zinc finger SWIM domain-containing protein 7 isoform X2, which translates to MISSQRELHFLFGKNLEKATRIVDQRGVKRISGEPSGRSIFQVLGESRRKEEYLCFPEHYCACYSFFYDVVNRGEQLCCKHQLAARLAASLGACIDVKIPDEELALLLSKL; encoded by the exons ATGATCAGCTCTCAACGTGA ACTGCATTTTTTGTTCGGCAAGAATCTGGAGAAAGCGACGAGGATAGTCGATCAGAGAGGAGTCAAGAGAATCTCTGGTGAACCCAGCGGCCGCTCCATTTTTCAG GTTTTGGGAGAATCGCGGAGGAAAGAAGAATACTTGTGCTTCCCGGAACACTATTGTGCTTGTTATTCATTCTTCTATGACGTCGTTAACAGGGGAGAACAGCTTTGT TGTAAGCATCAGTTAGCTGCAAGACTAGCTGCTTCCCTCGGAGCATGCATTGACGTTAAAATTCCTGATGAGGAGCTGGCTCTACTCCTCTCTAAACTCTGA
- the LOC113763783 gene encoding pentatricopeptide repeat-containing protein At5g02860-like translates to MAEKLALPLLLPNPPPPKPFFQEPQPQSTPLPHPNTSSLNPLLQNLLVSETHRNPTTSSNPSQTHENHPQSPSSSSFIPRTRRRLGKHRDLNRGKPWSHHRLSCQGERTLQTLLDPEFHVENISQVLLNLFNSHDFGKNQQGPEFCTETLSLDILGLVKGLGYYKKCDLAMHVFEWVVNRSDSHLLLSNSVVAVIISMLGKEGRVSAAASLLHNLHRDGFLIDVYAYTSLISAFANSGRYREAVMVFKKMEDEGCRPTLITYNVILKVYGKMGMPWHKIMEVFDGMKVSGVAPDSYTYNTLIACCRRGSLYEEAKEIFEEMKLVGCVPDKVTYNALLDVYGKSRRPHEALEVLAEMEVNGFSPCTVTYNSLISAYSRDGLLEEAMELKSQMMEKGIKPDVFTYTTLLSGFEKAGKDESAMKVFDEMRAAGCNPNICTFNALIKMYGNRGKFTEMMKIFDDIKTCKFSPDIVTWNTLLAVFGQNGMDSEVSGVFKEMKRAGFLAERDTFNTLISAYSRCGSFDQAMTVYKRMLTAGVTPDLSTYNAVLAALARGGLWEQSNKVFDEMKDCRCKPNEQTYSSLLHAYANGKEIDKMHALAEDIYSGVIEPHAVLYKTLVLVYSKSDLLAETERAFQELRRKGCSVDITTLNAMVSIYGRRQMIREAKEIINFMRESGFTPTLTTYNSLMNMYSRSADYEKSEEMVRELLAKGVKPDLISYNTVINAYCRNGRMRDASRVFTEMRESGLVPDVVTYNTFIANYVAVSMFVEAIDVVHYMIKHGCKPNESTYNSIVDSYCKLGRRDEAVVFIGNLRELNPHISREEECRLLERLKR, encoded by the coding sequence ATGGCAGAGAAGCTAGCACTTCCTCTCCTACTTCCAAATCCGCCACCCCCAAAGCCTTTCTTTCAAGAACCCCAGCCTCAGTCCACCCCTCTTCCCCACCCCAATACTAGCTCCTTGAACCCTCTCCTCCAAAACCTCCTCGTTTCAGAAACCCACCGAAACCCCACCACTTCTTCCAATCCCAGCCAAACTCATGAAAACCACCCCCAGTCcccatcctcctcctcctttatCCCCCGAACCCGACGGCGTCTTGGCAAGCACCGTGACCTTAATAGAGGGAAGCCCTGGTCTCACCACCGCCTCTCCTGTCAAGGTGAGCGGACTCTCCAGACCCTTCTTGATCCAGAATTCCATGTCGAAAATATTAGCCAAGTGTTGCTTAACTTATTTAATTCTCACGATTTTGGTAAGAACCAACAAGGTCCGGAATTCTGCACTGAAACTTTGAGCTTAGACATCTTGGGTTTAGTCAAGGGCTTAGGGTATTATAAGAAATGTGACTTGGCAATGCATGTCTTTGAGTGGGTTGTGAATCGTAGCGATTCACATCTTCTGTTGAGTAATTCTGTTGTAGCTGTGATTATCAGTATGCTTGGGAAAGAGGGCAGGGTTTCGGCTGCAGCTTCTTTGCTTCATAATTTGCATAGAGATGGTTTCCTCATTGATGTCTATGCATATACTTCTTTGATTTCGGCATTTGCTAATAGTGGGAGGTATAGGGAGGCTGTGATGGTGTTCAAGAAAATGGAGGATGAGGGTTGCAGGCCTACTTTGATCACTTACAACGTGATCTTGAAagtttatggaaaaatgggcaTGCCTTGGCATAAGATCATGGAGGTGTTTGATGGTATGAAGGTTTCAGGGGTTGCCCCAGATTCTTATACGTATAATACCCTTATAGCTTGTTGTAGAAGGGGGTCTTTGTATGAGGAGGCTAAAGAGATTTTTGAGGAGATGAAATTGGTTGGCTGTGTGCCGGATAAAGTCACCTATAATGCATTACTGGACGTCTATGGCAAGTCGAGGAGGCCTCATGAAGCTTTGGAGGTTTTGGCAGAGATGGAGGTCAATGGCTTCTCTCCCTGTACTGTGACATATAACTCTTTAATATCTGCTTATTCTAGGGATGGATTGTTGGAAGAAGCAATGGAGCTAAAATCGCAAATGATGGAAAAAGGGATCAAGCCTGATGTGTTTACTTATACCACTCTATTGTCAGGATTTGAGAAGGCTGGTAAGGATGAGTCTGCCATGAAGGTCTTTGATGAGATGAGAGCTGCAGGTTGTAATCCAAATATCTGTACGTTTAATGCCCTTATTAAAATGTATGGCAACCGTGGAAAATTTACAGAAATGATGAAGATTTTTGATGATATCAAGACGTGCAAATTTAGTCCTGATATCGTTACATGGAATACACTTCTTGCAGTGTTTGGACAGAACGGCATGGACTCTGAGGTATCCGGGGTTTTCAAGGAAATGAAAAGAGCAGGCTTTTTAGCTGAGAGAGATACTTTTAACACTCTAATCAGTGCTTACAGCCGCTGTGGGTCTTTTGACCAGGCCATGACTGTCTACAAGAGAATGCTGACAGCAGGGGTGACCCCTGACCTCTCTACCTACAATGCTGTTTTAGCAGCTCTGGCTCGGGGAGGGCTCTGGGAGCAGTCTAAcaaagtgtttgatgaaatgaaGGATTGTCGATGTAAGCCCAATGAACAGACCTATAGTTCCTTGCTTCATGCCTATGCTAATGGCAAGGAGATTGACAAGATGCATGCTCTTGCAGAGGACATCTACTCTGGTGTTATTGAACCTCATGCTGTGCTTTACAAGACGCTCGTTCTGGTTTATAGCAAAAGTGACCTACTTGCAGAAACAGAACGGGCCTTCCAGGAGTTGAGAAGAAAAGGTTGCTCTGTCGACATAACGACTCTGAATGCCATGGTTTCCATATATGGGCGGCGTCAAATGATCAGAGAGGCaaaagaaattattaatttCATGAGGGAAAGTGGTTTTACACCTACCTTGACAACTTATAATAGTTTGATGAATATGTATAGCCGGTCAGCAGATTATGAGAAATCTGAAGAAATGGTGAGGGAGCTTTTAGCTAAAGGAGTTAAGCCTGATTTGATCTCGTACAACACGGTGATAAATGCATATTGCAGAAATGGTCGAATGAGGGATGCATCTCGGGTCTTCACAGAAATGAGGGAATCTGGGCTTGTTCCGGATGTTGTCACATATAATACATTCATAGCTAATTATGTAGCTGTCTCGATGTTTGTTGAGGCAATTGATGTGGTTCACTACATGATCAAGCACGGTTGCAAACCAAATGAGAGCACTTATAATTCAATTGTAGATTCGTACTGTAAGCTTGGTCGGAGGGATGAGGCAGTGGTGTTTATTGGTAACCTTCGCGAGCTTAATCCCCATATTTCTAGGGAGGAAGAATGTAGATTGCTGGAAAGATTGAAGAGGTGA
- the LOC113761384 gene encoding upstream activation factor subunit spp27, which translates to MATISLGISASFLTKETPSSFSVSLAPPVAVRAKLRPLRTVTLATVSKPAAETKKREPRGIMKPRRVSPEMQAFLGGVSEIPRTQALKEIWAYIKRHNLQDPENKKVIICDEQLKKIFGGKDRVGFLEIAGLISPHFLK; encoded by the exons ATGGCAACAATCTCTTTGGGGATTTCGGCGAGCTTTCTGACTAAAGAAACGCCGTCGTCGTTTTCAGTCAGTCTTGCCCCTCCCGTCGCTGTGCGTGCAAAGCTGCGCCCTTTGCGTACTGTGACCCTCGCCACCGTCTCCAAACCGGCTGCCGAGACCAAGAAGCGCGAGCCCAGAGGCATTATGAAGCCGCGCCGTGTCTCCCCGGAAATGCAGGCCTTCCTCGGAGGGGTTTCTGAGATCCCTCGTACTCAAGCCCTCAAGGAGATTTGGGCTTACATCAAACGCCACAATCTTCAG gATCCTGAGAACAAGAAGGTGATTATTTGTGATGAGCAGCTGAAGAagatttttggaggaaaagATCGTGTTGGGTTTCTTGAGATTGCAGGGTTGATTAGTCCTCACTTTTTAAAGTGA
- the LOC113761396 gene encoding 3-oxo-Delta(4,5)-steroid 5-beta-reductase-like, which translates to MSWWWAGAIGAAKKKFDEDDAPPQYQSVALIVGVTGIVGNSLAEILPLADTPGGPWKVYGLARRPRPSWNADHPIHYIQCDISDPQDTQSKLSHLDDITHLFYVTWANRSTELDNCQVNGNMFRNLLSAVIPSSPNLRHICLQTGRKHYLGPFELFGKVGHDPPFHEDLPRLDVHNFYYTLEDILFEEVQKKEGLTWSVHRPGNIFGFSPYSLMNIVGTLCVYAAICKHEGAPLKFPGCREAWDGYSDCSDADLIAEHHIWAAVDPYAKNEAFNVSNGDVFKWKHFWKVLAEQFGAECGEYEGGPLSLKEMMKDKGPVWDEIVREKGLVPTKLEEVGVWWFADVVLQYPCLLDAMNKSKEHGFLGFRNSKNAFISWIDKVKAYKIVP; encoded by the exons ATGAGCTGGTGGTGGGCTGGAGCTATTGGCGCTGCTAAG AAAAAATTCGATGAAGATGATGCACCGCCCCAGTATCAGAGCGTGGCTCTAATAGTTGGGGTCACCGGCATCGTGGGCAATAGCCTCGCCGAGATCCTCCCCCTCGCCGACACCCCTGGAGGCCCCTGGAAGGTCTACGGCTTGGCTCGCCGCCCCAGACCCTCCTGGAACGCTGATCATCCCATTCACTACATCCAATGCGACATCTCTGACCCCCAGGACACCCAATCCAAGCTCTCCCACCTCGACGATATCACTCACCTCTTCTACGTCACCTGGGCCAACCGATCCACCGAACTCGACAACTGCCAGGTCAATGGCAACATGTTCAGGAATTTACTCAGCGCTGTTATCCCCAGTTCCCCAAATTTGCGGCATATTTGCTTGCAGACTGGGAGGAAACATTATCTTGGTCCGTTTGAGTTGTTTGGAAAAGTAGGCCATGATCCTCCTTTCCACGAGGACTTGCCCCGCCTCGACGTCCACAATTTTTACTACACTCTCGAGGATATATTGTTTGAGGAGGTGCAGAAGAAGGAGGGATTAACATGGTCCGTTCACCGACCTGGAaatattttcggattctcacCTTATAGTTTGATGAACATTGTTGGAACCCTTTGTGTTTATGCAGCTATATGCAAGCACGAAGGCGCGCCGCTCAAGTTCCCAGGGTGCAGAGAAGCCTGGGACGGGTACTCTGATTGCTCGGATGCAGATTTGATTGCTGAGCATCATATATGGGCCGCGGTTGATCCCTACGCAAAGAATGAGGCGTTTAACGTGAGCAATGGAGATGTGTTCAAGTGGAAGCACTTCTGGAAGGTGTTGGCTGAGCAGTTTGGAGCGGAATGTGGGGAATATGAGGGGGGACCGTTGAGCTTGAAGGAGATGATGAAGGATAAAGGACCTGTCTGGGACGAGATTGTTAGGGAAAAAGGGTTGGTGCCCACTAAATTGGAGGAGGTTGGGGTTTGGTGGTTTGCCGATGTTGTTCTGCAATATCCATGTTTGTTGGATGCCATGAACAAGAGCAAGGAGCATGGGTTTTTGGGATTCAGGAACTCCAAAAATGCCTTCATTTCATGGATTGACAAGGTGAAGGCTTACAAGATCGTTCCATAG